In a single window of the Streptomyces sp. CGMCC 4.7035 genome:
- a CDS encoding SCO2522 family protein has translation MTEAVFRETTADPRTQSVPLAHLSLELGHLYMEDFEAGPERLREHFAEVRIWVDAARAAAARRLGGKRPRISTCFLIDDYFTRFSTPAELVPVVLDEAQRAGLVIDYLARESGCAVAEKIELAESVMHRLVESPPPGSYGSRPPVSQTGWLANGQRTPGSRHAMDEVTGWQPPQETAARNHSVFMDVELWSEKDGRRLWSCPFLAAVWQLARLGLLRHLGEPVLVPRPWNGGDFPYDWDQLPPLIQLNASAAPFSAYRTCTLMANRFLAVEDAVRLILDQTDIDSGALQQVAERSAREKVAVPAAVAQRATYVFYEEPTGALSRGET, from the coding sequence GTGACGGAAGCCGTGTTCCGGGAGACCACCGCGGACCCCCGCACCCAGTCCGTGCCGCTGGCCCACCTCTCCCTGGAGCTGGGCCACCTCTACATGGAGGACTTCGAGGCCGGTCCCGAGCGGCTGCGCGAGCACTTCGCCGAGGTGCGGATCTGGGTGGACGCCGCCCGCGCCGCAGCCGCCCGCCGCCTGGGCGGCAAGCGGCCCCGTATCAGCACCTGCTTCCTCATCGACGACTACTTCACCCGTTTCTCCACCCCCGCCGAACTCGTCCCCGTGGTGCTCGACGAGGCCCAGCGGGCCGGCCTGGTCATCGACTATCTGGCCCGCGAGTCGGGCTGCGCGGTCGCCGAGAAGATCGAGCTCGCCGAGTCCGTGATGCACCGCCTCGTAGAGTCACCGCCGCCGGGCAGCTACGGCTCCCGCCCGCCCGTCAGCCAGACCGGCTGGCTCGCCAACGGGCAGCGGACCCCCGGCTCGCGCCACGCCATGGACGAGGTCACCGGCTGGCAGCCGCCCCAGGAGACCGCGGCCCGCAACCACTCCGTGTTCATGGACGTGGAGCTGTGGTCGGAGAAGGACGGACGGCGCCTGTGGTCCTGCCCGTTCCTCGCCGCCGTCTGGCAGCTGGCCCGCCTCGGTCTGCTGCGCCACCTCGGCGAGCCCGTGCTGGTCCCGCGTCCCTGGAACGGCGGCGACTTCCCGTACGACTGGGACCAGCTGCCGCCGCTGATCCAGCTCAACGCCTCCGCGGCGCCCTTCAGCGCGTACCGCACCTGCACGCTGATGGCGAACCGGTTCCTGGCCGTCGAGGACGCCGTCCGGCTCATCCTCGACCAGACGGACATCGACTCCGGCGCGCTCCAGCAGGTCGCCGAGCGCTCCGCCCGCGAAAAGGTCGCGGTGCCGGCGGCCGTCGCGCAGCGCGCCACGTATGTCTTCTACGAGGAGCCCACGGGCGCCCTCTCCCGCGGGGAGACCTGA
- a CDS encoding SCO2523 family variant P-loop protein has product MLVFAASDKGGTGRSVTSANLAYHRALAGDDVCYLDFDFGSPTAAAVFDVTAARQAAEDRGLHSYLVGEIGEPVRIDVWADTEHPVLRNQPPGAGSLVLMPGDLGGGEFATTDENLRRCVDLLLRLNNEFDLIIVDLSAGRSYAVDMALEATSQREMRGVDFRWLVFHRWTRQHVAAAASLVFGKRGIVPGGVARGHDEDALRSVIRFVRAAVPDPESALWSQVSATQSAWMRECDRDLKQLASAHGIGYSQVLGSVPLEPVLQWREQLITDEDVLDSQIANRETWEALSDLAGRLTDDKYWEQP; this is encoded by the coding sequence GTGCTCGTCTTCGCGGCCTCCGACAAGGGGGGCACGGGCCGCTCCGTCACCAGCGCCAACCTCGCCTACCACCGGGCGCTGGCCGGGGACGACGTCTGCTACCTCGACTTCGACTTCGGCTCGCCCACCGCGGCGGCCGTCTTCGACGTCACCGCCGCACGCCAGGCCGCTGAGGACCGGGGCCTGCACTCCTATCTGGTGGGCGAGATCGGTGAGCCGGTCCGCATCGACGTCTGGGCCGACACCGAGCACCCGGTGCTGCGCAACCAGCCACCCGGCGCCGGAAGTCTGGTGCTGATGCCCGGCGACCTCGGCGGCGGCGAGTTCGCCACCACCGATGAGAACCTGCGCCGCTGCGTGGACCTCCTGCTCCGGCTCAACAACGAGTTCGACCTGATCATCGTCGACCTCAGCGCCGGCCGCAGCTACGCCGTCGACATGGCCCTGGAGGCCACCTCTCAGCGCGAGATGCGCGGTGTCGACTTCCGCTGGCTCGTCTTCCACCGCTGGACCCGTCAGCATGTGGCGGCCGCGGCGAGCCTGGTCTTCGGCAAGCGCGGCATCGTCCCCGGCGGAGTCGCCCGCGGCCACGACGAGGACGCGCTGCGCAGCGTCATCCGCTTCGTCCGGGCCGCCGTGCCCGATCCCGAATCGGCGCTGTGGTCGCAGGTGTCGGCCACCCAGTCGGCGTGGATGCGCGAGTGCGACCGCGACCTCAAGCAGCTCGCCTCCGCGCACGGCATCGGCTACAGCCAGGTCCTCGGCTCCGTACCGCTGGAGCCCGTCCTGCAATGGCGCGAGCAGCTCATCACCGACGAGGACGTGCTCGACAGTCAGATCGCCAACCGGGAGACCTGGGAGGCACTGAGCGACCTGGCCGGCCGGCTGACCGACGACAAGTACTGGGAGCAGCCGTGA
- a CDS encoding GNAT family N-acetyltransferase: protein MTAFPEERFPSHGGPTGPALFGDRAFVDRPLTMRGVAEADLPELVRVDEEAFPDDPYPYFVLRQLFDLHGDRLLVLDDGERLHGYVLFVTTQDGYRSWIVSLGVTRDQRGRGLGRRLMLEVLRRLRAESVREVRLTVEPANAAAIMLYRSLGFSSDEGVRKDYFGAGEDRLIMTLGL, encoded by the coding sequence ATGACCGCGTTTCCAGAGGAACGTTTCCCTTCACACGGCGGACCCACCGGCCCGGCACTGTTCGGCGACCGGGCGTTCGTGGACCGGCCGCTGACGATGAGGGGGGTCGCGGAGGCGGATCTGCCCGAGCTGGTCCGTGTCGACGAGGAGGCGTTCCCCGATGACCCGTATCCCTACTTCGTCCTCCGCCAGTTGTTCGACCTGCACGGAGACCGCCTGCTCGTCCTGGACGACGGGGAGCGCCTGCACGGCTACGTCCTGTTCGTCACCACACAGGACGGGTACCGGAGTTGGATAGTGAGCCTCGGCGTCACCCGCGACCAGCGGGGGCGGGGGCTGGGCCGGCGGCTGATGCTGGAGGTACTGCGCCGGCTGCGCGCCGAGAGCGTCCGCGAGGTCCGGCTGACGGTGGAGCCGGCGAACGCCGCCGCGATCATGCTGTACCGGTCGCTGGGCTTCTCGTCCGACGAGGGCGTACGCAAGGACTACTTCGGCGCCGGCGAGGACCGGCTCATCATGACGCTCGGATTGTGA
- a CDS encoding SCO2521 family protein: MRSLGQSARPVLACGEVRTGLLPSFQALDGRAAAQLLRLRADEHVRVSERPNLYALSPDVLTGVDCRLPTSNGAKVRAVGTVAARAVLTEGRVLQATAYFSAPAAGPDLRRPWGHYLVRPGLVEPFGKLPEQAAAEGVLRGGARGELDLGMIAEGLLAQLVRHPLLDHKAPFKSRRTHLRWAARRAPEGERASLERFTLAENGLRTVELRLPEDTPVAAAAGLCEDLALHDWLLTTVVHMLDSSRLGAADGPSAVLALRPAVDHLLHLWMPHAHVDHTLVHLWEVLEREPGFTRQWQTLVQRIRDQLAVQAIPLLHEALSTSTR, from the coding sequence ATGCGGTCCTTAGGACAGTCGGCGCGCCCGGTCCTCGCCTGCGGCGAGGTGCGCACCGGCCTGCTGCCGTCCTTCCAGGCGCTGGACGGCCGGGCCGCCGCCCAGCTGCTGAGGCTGCGCGCCGACGAACATGTGCGGGTCTCCGAACGGCCCAACCTGTACGCGCTCTCCCCGGACGTCCTCACCGGAGTCGACTGCCGGCTGCCCACCTCGAACGGCGCCAAGGTGCGCGCCGTCGGCACGGTGGCCGCCCGCGCCGTGCTCACCGAGGGCCGCGTCCTTCAGGCCACCGCCTACTTCAGCGCCCCGGCGGCAGGTCCCGACCTGCGCCGCCCCTGGGGCCACTACCTGGTCCGGCCCGGCCTGGTCGAACCCTTCGGCAAGCTCCCCGAACAGGCCGCCGCGGAAGGCGTCCTGCGCGGCGGCGCACGGGGCGAACTGGACCTCGGGATGATCGCCGAGGGCCTGCTCGCCCAGCTCGTGCGTCATCCGCTGCTCGACCACAAGGCACCCTTCAAGTCCCGGCGCACCCATCTGCGCTGGGCCGCACGGCGTGCCCCGGAGGGTGAGAGGGCGTCGCTGGAACGCTTCACCCTGGCCGAGAACGGGCTGCGGACCGTGGAACTGCGGCTTCCGGAGGACACCCCGGTCGCCGCGGCCGCGGGCCTGTGCGAGGACCTGGCCCTGCACGACTGGCTGCTGACGACCGTCGTGCACATGCTGGACAGCAGTCGGCTCGGTGCGGCGGACGGCCCCTCGGCCGTCCTGGCACTGCGCCCGGCCGTCGATCACCTGCTGCATCTGTGGATGCCGCACGCGCACGTGGACCACACGCTGGTTCACCTCTGGGAGGTGCTGGAACGGGAGCCGGGGTTCACTCGCCAGTGGCAGACCCTGGTCCAGCGCATCCGCGACCAACTGGCTGTCCAGGCCATTCCGTTGCTGCACGAGGCGCTGAGTACGAGCACGCGCTGA
- a CDS encoding DUF6879 family protein codes for MSEASTGDVRAGQNEDQPRIPRLLKKTLLGLLVAGASWVLTSVLNQDKNQVWQLTVSVVLGGAALIVQYLMDFEQRLETMEASQKRRIREMRESLSAHHEQMRRAVDESFAKINDATELFSQVDRSVLRSDGVTRLARKYTQVGEHGSEIVKTFAQEEIGRLASLMESLSNGSADCPGENHDWLIDLTTCAKKTVYATSTSVDRDFWFSEPANRYLKAQEKAIKQRGVVVRRLFLVSKPEDRTESLEQLCERHREFGIDARIAVRSLLPPPAQVTPLNDFIIFDGELSYETEPDVEVMPAKTTLKMTRDHVSERINRFTMLWEATEPAEPDHQPEPTAASG; via the coding sequence GTGAGCGAAGCATCGACAGGGGACGTCAGGGCAGGGCAGAACGAGGACCAGCCGCGCATACCGAGACTGCTCAAGAAGACACTGCTCGGGCTCTTAGTGGCCGGCGCGTCCTGGGTGCTGACCAGCGTCCTGAACCAGGACAAGAACCAGGTGTGGCAGCTGACCGTGTCCGTCGTCCTCGGCGGCGCGGCACTGATCGTGCAGTACCTCATGGACTTCGAGCAGCGCCTGGAGACCATGGAGGCGAGTCAGAAGCGGCGCATCCGCGAGATGCGGGAGAGCCTGTCCGCGCACCACGAGCAGATGCGCAGGGCGGTCGACGAGAGCTTCGCCAAGATCAATGACGCGACCGAGCTGTTCAGCCAGGTGGACCGTTCGGTGCTGCGCTCCGACGGGGTGACCCGGCTGGCCCGCAAGTACACACAGGTCGGCGAGCACGGTTCGGAGATCGTCAAGACGTTCGCCCAGGAGGAGATCGGCCGGCTCGCCTCACTGATGGAGAGCCTCAGCAACGGCAGCGCGGACTGTCCGGGCGAGAACCACGACTGGCTGATCGACCTCACCACCTGCGCCAAGAAGACGGTGTACGCCACCAGCACCTCGGTGGACCGCGACTTCTGGTTCAGCGAGCCGGCGAACCGGTATCTGAAGGCGCAGGAAAAGGCGATCAAACAGCGGGGCGTCGTGGTACGGCGGTTGTTCCTCGTCAGCAAGCCCGAGGACCGCACCGAGAGCCTTGAGCAACTGTGCGAGCGGCACCGGGAGTTCGGCATCGACGCCCGTATCGCGGTCCGGTCGCTGCTGCCGCCGCCCGCCCAGGTGACGCCCCTCAACGACTTCATCATCTTCGACGGGGAACTCTCCTACGAGACCGAGCCGGACGTCGAGGTGATGCCCGCCAAGACGACGCTGAAGATGACGCGGGACCATGTCTCGGAGCGGATCAACCGCTTCACCATGCTCTGGGAGGCCACCGAGCCCGCCGAGCCGGACCACCAGCCGGAACCGACCGCCGCGTCCGGCTGA
- a CDS encoding phosphatase domain-containing protein, producing MADLDTKSGGWHPDTPGVLRLPSGRLVRGRALRRPLPDGPVPTYAVYLLGERPPEVPWESDWLRWPDFRLPSSRLEARRLLAGAWSRAVGERVEVACGGGRGRTGTALACLAVLDGVPPGEAVEFVRAAYDRRAVETPWQRRYVRRFTA from the coding sequence ATGGCCGACCTCGACACCAAGTCTGGTGGCTGGCACCCGGACACCCCCGGTGTCCTGCGGCTGCCGTCCGGGCGGCTGGTGCGGGGGCGGGCGTTGCGGCGCCCCCTGCCGGACGGTCCGGTCCCCACGTATGCCGTGTACCTCCTCGGCGAGCGGCCGCCCGAGGTGCCTTGGGAGTCCGACTGGCTGCGGTGGCCCGACTTCCGTCTGCCCAGCAGCCGTCTTGAGGCGCGGCGGCTGTTGGCCGGGGCGTGGAGCCGCGCCGTCGGTGAGCGGGTCGAGGTCGCCTGCGGGGGCGGCCGCGGCCGTACCGGCACCGCGCTGGCCTGTCTCGCCGTGCTGGACGGCGTACCGCCGGGGGAGGCCGTGGAGTTCGTGCGCGCCGCCTACGACCGGCGCGCAGTGGAAACTCCCTGGCAGCGGCGGTACGTACGGCGCTTCACGGCATGA
- a CDS encoding SCO2524 family protein: protein MQIKPRQHLLDIWQAIARHSFDDGEWAWGKWGGESSVADAERLLCLLYPATEIPAFRLDDPDTTQDDVQKVMRKAGGRLEIPANLVTAAAHFMRTHTSDDKRPTFAGGYYFVSRDQNQDLTKEQRELGVVDSYSMSITLCLATLGFLKVYESKTRRSDVLETIQELRTATNNRLTAAMVSLLRSFTVNVFDTDSSQGRTLCELLGQGRLSQRHVLQKFQRRFRPLRAAIVESFTLGLDVEEGLKDENQLFECGWGWSIIRDAPEVDTDEPIGAQPAGVANAVPYLYFTVVALDGIQDLFSDRTLTLGLLNSEQQRLAEALRLRWELTQQFWSRIARFDNDRWPLEDIPWRTTGQKLESEYFSLSVAAILVHDLMRRRATDDDLTRTVSVMERLAERGRITSRMTRDDPIVRLHNPGVILPLQGSESVGPPMQWIMTDFSAQLLKRTIQLGTLSRNLGSHDRLLRLAEDIFGHLWRRRIRDGEGVGLWDNVHAAYPESQVSDGPVSWSITERVTEVMVQVHEMYKQPPIRSTELTELARALLSESTHLLGNEQMEPAPASEGNRGMELRGIEVKLRRARRLVDEQPGTACALTLDVLGQLDALARAREAASQGV from the coding sequence ATGCAGATCAAGCCACGCCAGCATCTGCTGGACATCTGGCAGGCTATCGCCCGCCACTCGTTCGACGACGGGGAGTGGGCATGGGGCAAATGGGGCGGGGAAAGCAGCGTCGCCGACGCCGAGCGCCTGCTCTGCCTCCTCTACCCGGCCACGGAGATCCCGGCGTTCCGGCTGGACGACCCGGACACCACACAGGACGACGTGCAGAAGGTGATGCGGAAGGCAGGCGGGCGGCTGGAGATCCCCGCCAACCTCGTCACGGCCGCAGCCCATTTCATGCGCACGCACACCAGCGACGACAAGAGGCCCACGTTCGCCGGCGGCTACTACTTCGTCTCCAGGGACCAGAACCAGGACCTCACCAAGGAACAGCGTGAGCTCGGGGTGGTCGACTCGTACTCGATGTCGATCACCCTCTGCCTGGCGACGCTCGGCTTCCTCAAGGTGTACGAGTCCAAGACCCGCCGCAGCGACGTCCTGGAGACCATCCAGGAGCTGCGGACCGCCACCAACAACCGGCTCACCGCCGCCATGGTGAGCCTGCTGCGCTCGTTCACCGTCAACGTCTTCGACACCGACTCCTCCCAGGGCCGTACGCTCTGCGAACTCCTCGGTCAGGGACGGCTGTCGCAGCGGCACGTGCTCCAGAAGTTCCAGCGCCGCTTCCGGCCGCTGCGCGCCGCCATCGTCGAGAGCTTCACCCTCGGTCTCGACGTCGAGGAGGGCCTCAAGGACGAGAACCAGCTCTTCGAGTGCGGCTGGGGCTGGAGCATCATCAGGGACGCGCCCGAGGTGGACACCGACGAACCGATCGGGGCGCAGCCCGCGGGCGTCGCCAACGCCGTGCCGTACCTCTACTTCACCGTCGTCGCCCTCGACGGCATCCAGGACCTGTTCTCCGACCGCACCCTCACCCTGGGCCTGCTCAACTCCGAACAGCAGCGGCTCGCCGAGGCGTTACGACTGCGCTGGGAGCTCACCCAGCAGTTCTGGTCACGCATCGCTCGCTTCGACAACGACCGCTGGCCCCTGGAGGACATCCCCTGGCGCACCACGGGCCAGAAACTGGAATCGGAGTACTTCTCCCTCTCCGTCGCCGCCATCCTCGTCCACGACCTGATGCGGCGCCGCGCCACCGACGACGACCTGACCCGCACCGTCAGCGTCATGGAACGCCTCGCCGAACGCGGCCGCATCACCAGCCGTATGACGCGTGACGACCCCATCGTCCGGCTGCACAACCCGGGCGTCATCCTGCCGCTGCAGGGCAGCGAGAGCGTCGGTCCGCCCATGCAGTGGATCATGACGGACTTCTCGGCGCAGCTGCTCAAGCGGACCATCCAGCTGGGCACGCTCTCCCGCAACCTCGGCTCGCACGACCGCCTGCTCAGACTCGCCGAGGACATCTTCGGCCACCTGTGGCGGCGCCGCATCCGCGACGGCGAGGGCGTCGGCCTGTGGGACAACGTCCACGCCGCCTACCCCGAATCGCAGGTCTCCGACGGACCGGTGTCCTGGAGCATCACCGAGCGTGTCACCGAGGTGATGGTCCAGGTCCACGAGATGTACAAGCAGCCCCCGATCCGCAGCACCGAACTGACCGAACTCGCCCGGGCGTTGCTCAGCGAGTCCACCCACCTCCTCGGCAACGAACAGATGGAGCCCGCACCGGCCTCCGAAGGCAACCGGGGAATGGAACTCAGGGGCATCGAGGTCAAGTTGCGCCGCGCCCGTCGACTCGTGGACGAACAACCGGGTACCGCCTGTGCGTTGACGCTCGACGTGCTGGGACAGCTCGACGCCCTGGCCCGGGCCCGCGAAGCCGCGAGCCAGGGGGTATGA
- a CDS encoding SCO2525 family SAM-dependent methyltransferase, whose amino-acid sequence MTLRSPGDAPGDAQLNADVSWAAFDPIAYVDHNYRDLQAEDAEILHIVRDHFGDHLRERAAGRPVRGIDVGAGANLYPALAMLPWCDEITLFERSPANVRYLKGQLGSYDANWDQFWRVLCKNEAYAALDMDPRAKFREVVRVEPGNLFDLVEYEGRWSMGTMFFVAESITTSHEEFTRGVECFLRALAPGAPFAAAFMEHSKGYHAGEHFFPACDVGESEVYASLESFAHDFKTVRLKASAAVREGYSGMIVAYGRRNSDSDIPTG is encoded by the coding sequence ATGACCTTGAGATCGCCGGGGGACGCGCCGGGGGACGCCCAGCTGAATGCGGATGTTTCCTGGGCCGCATTCGACCCGATCGCCTACGTTGATCACAATTACCGCGACTTACAGGCAGAGGACGCGGAGATCCTCCACATCGTACGCGATCATTTCGGCGATCATCTGAGAGAGCGCGCCGCCGGGCGGCCGGTCAGGGGCATCGACGTCGGGGCGGGCGCCAACCTCTACCCCGCACTCGCCATGCTGCCCTGGTGCGACGAGATCACGCTCTTCGAGCGTTCGCCCGCCAATGTGCGCTACCTCAAGGGTCAGTTGGGCTCCTACGACGCGAACTGGGACCAGTTCTGGCGCGTCCTGTGCAAGAACGAGGCGTACGCCGCCCTCGACATGGACCCGCGGGCCAAGTTCCGCGAGGTCGTCCGGGTGGAGCCGGGCAACCTCTTCGACCTGGTGGAATACGAGGGACGGTGGTCCATGGGGACCATGTTCTTCGTCGCCGAGTCGATCACCACCTCCCACGAGGAGTTCACTCGGGGCGTCGAGTGCTTCCTGCGCGCCCTCGCCCCCGGCGCGCCCTTCGCCGCCGCCTTCATGGAACATTCCAAGGGTTATCACGCGGGCGAGCATTTCTTCCCGGCGTGCGACGTGGGAGAGTCGGAGGTGTACGCGAGTCTCGAGTCTTTCGCGCACGACTTCAAGACCGTGCGCCTCAAGGCCTCGGCCGCCGTACGGGAGGGCTATTCTGGAATGATCGTCGCTTATGGACGACGGAATTCGGACTCCGACATTCCGACCGGTTGA